A region of Moorena producens PAL-8-15-08-1 DNA encodes the following proteins:
- a CDS encoding type I polyketide synthase, with product MEWEQVIDSNDAGNDLRDVDIAIVAMSGRFPGANTVEDFWQNLQQGVECISRFSDAELGAAGIRATQFSQPSYVPANAILDGIEDFDAHFFGFSAREAELIDPQQRLFLECAWECLEGGGYDPSTYKRRIGIYGGAGTNNYLLQHLYGNPTLQGTVSPFQLKIATDKDFVTTRVAYKLGLNGPAVAVQTACSTSLVAVHFACQSLLNGECDLALAGGVSIKLPQIAGYTYQPGMVMSPDGHCRAFDAQAQGTVGGSGVGLVLLKRLEDAITDRDTIYALIKGSAINNDGALKVGFTAPSVDGQAIAIAEALAVAEVSADTINYVEAHGTGTELGDPIEIESLTRAFRQTTAETGYCAIGSVKTNVGHLDTAAGVAGLIKTVLALQHRQIPPSLNFQTPNPKIDFANSPFFVNTALRDWLSQENPRRAGVSSFGIGGTNAHVVLEEAPIRSPRPTPSARPQLLVLSAKTESALAQMATNLANHLQQQPDIPLVDVAYTLSVGRRAFPQRQMLVATTAEDAVTALRATPGLRAQAVTGNAPVIFLFPGQGSQYVNMGRDLYEGEPVFREYIDRCAAILEPTLGLDLRVLLYPEPEQKAMATQQLNQTAIAQPALFTVEYALAQLWQSWGIDPIGAIGHSIGEYVAACLAGVFELEAVLRLVATRGRLIQELPPGRMLSVPMTAAQLQPMLRGDCAMGIAAPRAIAAINEEARCVVSGPVDAIADLESQLTSQGIESRPLHTSHAFHSPMMEPILKVYGRAVAEETLNPPQMPFISSVTGTWITAEQATDPYYWSKHLRSTVQFAQGLEQLLAKPTQILLEVGPGRTLSTFAKRHSQRRSEQVVLNSMRHPQENLSDMAFALQTLGQLWLSGSSVDWSKVYSQQTCYRIPLPTYPFERQRYWIEQTESYNGLNSATGGISTAKFSSNTSEPVRLVPSNNRSTRSADPADWFYQPSWKRVSLPYPLASTNSGTSWLVFLDPYGVGVSLVEALQAEGEMVCVVEMGDNFEKPSVNPSGTETNPPSYRVNPGRAEDYHTLIQDLKATGYWPRRIVHLWTVTATPRLSESQTLKDRLRTLETIQDVGFYSLVFLAQALGKHDTTSQPCQLTVISNGMQEVMGGELNAPEKAIVLGPVQIIPTEYPHITCRSIDLDFDVDHPVTMPSATKVLAELRTPITESAIAYRGGYRWVRTFEQVPLPAVTPDQLRLKPQGVYLITGGLGGIGLEIATYLAKTVEAKLVLISRSPIPPRATWPQWLAENDSDNPTSQKIRKVKQLEDLGAEVLICCADVTDYQGMERAIAQAHTQFGGIHGVIHGAGVAGGGLIQLKTRAIATEHMACKLQGTLILDALLQDCELDFLVLFSTLNAVQPAVGQVDYCAANAFLDAFAWAQNTTGSSFTISINWDGWQEVGLAAAAARNPRLANNYRNFDDFLWPAEGVEAFARILHQPFPQVLVSTTDLQVKLQETRSEFDNHLPEPSATLTKASLTTAASTPTTTIHSRPNLSVPYIAPRNTDEQTVVEIWQNILGIEPIGINDSFLELGGDSLIATQIVTRLREVMASHLSVASLFETPTIAMLVASVKESRQPKSPTPDSQSNEREEIEL from the coding sequence ATGGAATGGGAGCAGGTTATTGATTCTAATGATGCTGGTAACGACTTGCGGGATGTCGATATTGCGATCGTGGCTATGTCTGGTCGCTTTCCTGGGGCAAATACCGTGGAAGACTTCTGGCAAAATTTGCAACAGGGAGTGGAGTGCATCTCCCGCTTCTCAGATGCCGAGCTAGGTGCGGCTGGGATTCGGGCCACACAGTTCTCACAGCCGTCTTACGTCCCTGCCAATGCCATCCTCGATGGCATTGAAGATTTTGACGCTCATTTCTTCGGCTTCAGTGCCAGGGAAGCAGAGTTAATCGACCCACAGCAGCGTCTATTTCTTGAATGTGCCTGGGAGTGCTTGGAAGGAGGCGGGTACGATCCATCAACCTACAAAAGGAGAATTGGAATCTATGGCGGCGCTGGAACTAATAATTATTTGCTACAGCACCTTTATGGCAACCCAACCCTTCAAGGAACCGTTAGCCCGTTTCAACTGAAGATAGCAACGGATAAGGATTTTGTCACAACACGGGTCGCATACAAACTTGGGTTGAACGGACCGGCTGTAGCTGTACAAACTGCCTGTTCCACATCCCTGGTGGCAGTTCATTTCGCTTGTCAGAGTTTGCTGAACGGGGAATGCGATCTGGCTCTTGCGGGTGGAGTTTCAATTAAGCTACCACAGATTGCAGGGTATACCTATCAACCAGGCATGGTTATGTCCCCCGATGGACATTGCCGTGCTTTTGATGCTCAAGCACAGGGGACTGTTGGGGGGAGTGGCGTAGGACTCGTGTTGCTAAAACGCCTTGAGGATGCAATAACCGATCGGGATACGATTTATGCCCTGATTAAAGGATCTGCCATCAACAATGATGGTGCCCTAAAAGTAGGCTTTACTGCTCCCAGTGTTGACGGACAAGCCATAGCGATCGCTGAAGCTCTGGCAGTTGCTGAAGTGAGTGCTGACACGATTAACTATGTTGAAGCTCATGGGACAGGCACGGAGTTAGGGGATCCCATTGAAATTGAGTCCCTTACTCGGGCTTTTCGGCAAACAACGGCAGAAACTGGCTACTGTGCGATCGGCTCTGTGAAAACCAATGTGGGTCACCTGGATACAGCAGCAGGTGTGGCAGGTCTGATCAAAACCGTGCTGGCGTTGCAACACCGACAGATTCCCCCAAGCCTGAATTTCCAAACTCCCAATCCCAAGATTGACTTTGCCAACAGTCCCTTCTTTGTGAATACTGCCTTGCGAGACTGGCTAAGTCAGGAGAATCCCCGGCGAGCAGGGGTCAGTTCCTTTGGGATTGGGGGTACCAATGCCCATGTTGTGTTAGAAGAAGCTCCGATCCGATCCCCACGGCCAACCCCATCGGCTCGACCCCAGCTCCTGGTTCTTTCAGCAAAAACCGAGTCTGCCCTGGCTCAAATGGCCACCAACTTGGCCAACCATTTACAGCAGCAGCCAGACATACCGTTAGTGGATGTAGCCTATACCCTCAGTGTGGGGCGGCGGGCATTTCCCCAGCGTCAGATGTTGGTTGCCACCACTGCTGAGGATGCTGTGACAGCATTGCGGGCTACCCCTGGCCTGAGGGCACAGGCCGTAACAGGTAATGCACCGGTAATATTTTTGTTTCCTGGTCAGGGTTCCCAGTATGTTAACATGGGGCGGGATTTGTACGAGGGTGAACCGGTCTTTAGAGAGTACATCGATCGCTGTGCGGCGATTCTGGAACCCACATTGGGTTTGGATTTACGAGTATTGCTTTACCCCGAGCCAGAGCAAAAGGCTATGGCAACTCAGCAGCTCAATCAAACTGCGATCGCACAACCGGCACTGTTTACTGTTGAGTACGCCCTAGCCCAGTTGTGGCAATCCTGGGGTATTGATCCAATCGGTGCGATCGGCCACAGCATCGGGGAGTATGTGGCAGCGTGTTTGGCAGGGGTATTTGAGCTGGAAGCAGTCTTGCGGCTAGTTGCTACCAGGGGACGATTAATTCAGGAATTACCCCCTGGAAGAATGTTATCTGTGCCCATGACAGCAGCTCAACTTCAACCGATGCTCAGAGGTGATTGTGCGATGGGCATTGCCGCGCCAAGGGCGATCGCAGCCATCAATGAAGAAGCCCGGTGTGTGGTGTCAGGACCGGTGGATGCGATCGCAGACCTGGAATCTCAACTAACTAGTCAGGGGATTGAATCCCGTCCCTTGCATACCTCCCATGCTTTCCACTCCCCGATGATGGAGCCCATTCTAAAGGTATATGGGCGGGCAGTGGCAGAGGAGACCTTAAACCCACCCCAGATGCCCTTTATTTCTAGCGTTACGGGCACTTGGATTACGGCAGAACAAGCAACTGACCCGTATTACTGGAGTAAGCATTTGCGCAGTACGGTTCAATTTGCTCAGGGACTGGAGCAACTGCTAGCTAAGCCAACACAAATTTTGCTGGAAGTTGGGCCTGGTCGCACCTTAAGCACCTTCGCTAAGCGACATTCACAGCGGCGGAGTGAGCAGGTTGTCCTTAACTCCATGCGTCACCCCCAGGAAAACCTCTCAGATATGGCTTTTGCCCTACAAACCTTGGGGCAACTTTGGTTAAGTGGAAGTTCAGTAGACTGGTCGAAGGTTTACAGTCAGCAGACCTGTTATCGTATTCCCTTACCTACCTATCCCTTCGAGCGGCAGCGATACTGGATTGAACAGACAGAGTCTTACAATGGTTTGAATTCAGCAACTGGTGGAATCTCCACAGCCAAGTTTAGTTCGAACACCAGTGAGCCAGTTAGACTAGTACCCAGTAATAATAGGTCAACCCGCAGTGCCGACCCAGCAGATTGGTTTTACCAGCCTTCCTGGAAGCGCGTTTCCTTGCCCTACCCTCTGGCTTCAACTAATTCAGGCACATCCTGGCTGGTATTTCTCGATCCCTATGGTGTAGGAGTTTCCCTTGTGGAAGCTTTGCAGGCAGAGGGAGAAATGGTTTGTGTTGTTGAGATGGGTGATAACTTTGAGAAACCATCTGTCAATCCTAGCGGGACGGAAACTAATCCACCATCCTATCGTGTGAATCCTGGTCGAGCAGAAGACTACCACACTTTGATCCAAGATCTGAAGGCAACAGGGTACTGGCCAAGGAGGATTGTTCACCTTTGGACGGTGACTGCCACTCCCAGACTTTCAGAATCACAAACCCTGAAGGATAGACTACGTACTCTGGAAACTATACAGGATGTGGGCTTTTATAGCCTGGTGTTCCTGGCACAAGCTTTGGGCAAGCACGACACCACATCACAACCCTGCCAATTAACAGTAATTTCCAATGGCATGCAGGAAGTTATGGGTGGAGAGCTAAATGCCCCTGAAAAAGCAATAGTGTTGGGACCGGTTCAAATCATCCCTACGGAATATCCCCACATCACTTGTCGGAGTATTGACTTGGATTTCGATGTCGATCATCCTGTGACAATGCCCAGTGCCACAAAGGTGTTGGCCGAGTTACGGACTCCTATTACCGAATCAGCGATCGCTTACCGAGGAGGGTATCGCTGGGTTCGCACCTTCGAGCAAGTGCCCCTACCTGCCGTAACCCCTGATCAATTACGGCTCAAACCCCAGGGGGTCTATTTAATTACCGGTGGTTTAGGGGGAATTGGTCTGGAGATCGCAACCTACCTAGCCAAAACCGTGGAAGCAAAGTTAGTTCTGATCAGCAGATCCCCGATTCCACCCCGTGCAACATGGCCTCAATGGCTGGCTGAAAACGATTCAGACAACCCGACCAGTCAGAAAATTCGCAAGGTCAAGCAATTGGAAGACCTTGGGGCAGAGGTTTTAATCTGTTGCGCCGATGTGACTGATTACCAGGGGATGGAACGGGCGATCGCCCAGGCGCACACCCAGTTCGGTGGGATTCACGGTGTCATTCATGGGGCTGGAGTGGCCGGTGGTGGGTTAATTCAATTGAAAACTCGCGCGATCGCAACCGAGCATATGGCCTGTAAGTTGCAAGGCACTCTGATTCTAGATGCTCTGTTGCAGGATTGCGAACTTGATTTTTTGGTTTTATTCTCTACCTTGAATGCAGTGCAGCCAGCTGTTGGCCAAGTCGATTACTGTGCTGCCAACGCCTTTCTAGATGCCTTTGCTTGGGCGCAAAACACCACAGGAAGTTCCTTTACTATTTCGATTAATTGGGATGGCTGGCAGGAGGTTGGGCTAGCTGCAGCGGCAGCCCGCAATCCGCGTTTAGCTAACAATTACCGCAATTTTGATGACTTCCTTTGGCCAGCAGAAGGTGTTGAGGCATTTGCACGAATTTTACATCAACCTTTTCCTCAAGTTCTGGTTTCAACTACAGATCTCCAGGTGAAGCTGCAGGAGACCAGATCAGAGTTCGATAATCATCTTCCTGAGCCTAGTGCAACTCTGACCAAAGCGTCACTAACAACAGCTGCTTCTACACCAACGACTACTATCCATTCCCGTCCCAACTTATCTGTCCCTTATATTGCCCCTCGAAACACAGATGAGCAAACTGTAGTCGAAATTTGGCAAAACATCTTAGGGATTGAACCGATTGGTATTAACGATAGCTTCCTGGAACTAGGGGGAGATTCCCTAATTGCCACTCAAATTGTGACCCGACTGCGGGAAGTTATGGCAAGTCACCTTTCTGTTGCTAGTTTATTTGAGACACCCACGATTGCCATGTTAGTGGCTTCTGTGAAAGAGTCTCGCCAACCCAAATCACCGACCCCTGATTCCCAGTCCAACGAAAGGGAGGAAATTGAACTGTGA